The proteins below are encoded in one region of Qipengyuania sp. HL-TH1:
- the clpB gene encoding ATP-dependent chaperone ClpB produces MNLEKFTDRAKGFLQAAQTVAIRLNHQRISPAHLLKALLDDEQGMAAQLIQRAGGNPGVAITEVDNALAKVPAVSGGGAQATPGLDNDAVRTLDQAEQLAEKAGDSFVPVQRLLQALTLADNSAGKALTAAGIDAKALEAAIQEVTGGRTADSAGAEESYDAMKKYARDLTQAARDGKLDPVIGRDEEIRRTVQILARRTKNNPALIGEPGTGKTAIAEGLALRIANGDVPDSLKGRTLMALDMGSLIAGAKYRGEFEERLKAVLDEVKGAEGQIILFIDEMHTLIGAGASEGSMDASNLLKPALSRGELHCIGATTLDEYQKYVEKDPALQRRFQPVFIDEPSVEDTISILRGIKDKYELHHGVRITDGAIVAAAQLSNRYIQNRFLPDKAIDLMDEAASRIRMEVESKPEEIENLDRRIIQLRIEEQALQKETDTASKDRLENLRKELSELEQQSSELTTRWQNERDKIHAEARIKEDLDQARIELEQAQRGGDLQKAGELQYGRIPELEKKLVEASGHTDNALLKEEVTEDDIAGVVSRWTGIPVDRMMEGEREKLLDMENILAKRVIGQSQAIDAVSKAVRRARAGLQDPGRPLGSFLFLGPTGVGKTELTKALAGFLFDDDSAMVRIDMSEFMEKHAVARLIGAPPGYVGYEEGGVLTEAVRRRPYQVVLFDEVEKAHSDVFNVLLQVLDDGRLTDGQGRVVDFSNTLIILTSNLGSQYLANMDDDQKVADVEPQVMDVVRGHFRPEFLNRLDEIILFHRLAQEHMAPIVEIQVARVQKLLTDRKIVLELSEAAKKWLGRVGYDPVYGARPLKRAVQRYVQDPLADMILSGKVPDGSKVAIDEGDGELAMTIT; encoded by the coding sequence ATGAATCTCGAGAAATTCACCGACCGCGCCAAGGGCTTCCTGCAGGCTGCGCAGACCGTTGCGATCCGCCTGAACCACCAGCGGATTTCGCCCGCGCATCTGCTCAAGGCGCTGCTCGACGACGAGCAGGGCATGGCCGCGCAGCTCATCCAGCGTGCCGGCGGCAACCCCGGCGTGGCGATCACCGAAGTCGACAATGCGCTCGCCAAGGTGCCGGCGGTTTCGGGCGGTGGAGCGCAAGCGACGCCCGGGCTCGACAATGACGCCGTGCGCACGCTCGACCAGGCCGAACAGCTCGCCGAGAAGGCGGGCGACAGTTTCGTCCCCGTCCAGCGCCTGTTGCAGGCGCTCACGCTGGCCGACAATTCGGCAGGCAAGGCGCTGACCGCCGCGGGGATCGATGCCAAGGCGCTCGAGGCCGCGATCCAGGAGGTCACCGGTGGCCGCACCGCCGACAGCGCGGGCGCCGAGGAAAGCTACGACGCGATGAAGAAATACGCCCGCGACCTGACGCAGGCAGCGCGCGACGGCAAGCTCGACCCGGTGATCGGCCGCGACGAGGAAATCCGCCGCACCGTGCAGATCCTCGCGCGCCGGACCAAGAACAACCCCGCGCTGATCGGCGAACCCGGCACCGGCAAGACCGCGATCGCCGAAGGCCTCGCGCTGCGTATCGCCAATGGCGATGTCCCCGACAGCCTCAAGGGCCGCACGCTGATGGCGCTCGACATGGGCTCGCTCATCGCCGGGGCGAAGTACCGCGGCGAGTTCGAGGAACGGCTCAAGGCGGTGCTCGACGAAGTGAAGGGTGCCGAAGGGCAGATCATCCTGTTCATCGACGAGATGCACACGCTGATCGGTGCGGGCGCGAGCGAGGGCAGCATGGATGCGAGCAATCTGCTCAAGCCTGCGCTCAGCCGCGGCGAGTTGCATTGCATCGGCGCGACCACGCTCGACGAATACCAGAAATATGTCGAGAAGGACCCCGCGCTGCAGCGGCGCTTCCAGCCGGTCTTCATCGACGAGCCCAGCGTCGAGGACACGATCAGCATCCTGCGCGGGATCAAGGACAAGTACGAGCTGCACCACGGCGTGCGGATTACCGATGGCGCGATCGTCGCTGCGGCGCAGCTGTCCAACCGCTATATCCAGAACCGCTTCCTGCCCGACAAGGCGATCGACCTGATGGACGAGGCCGCCAGTCGCATTCGCATGGAAGTGGAGAGCAAGCCCGAGGAAATCGAGAACCTCGACCGCCGCATCATCCAGCTGCGGATCGAGGAACAGGCGCTGCAGAAGGAAACCGACACCGCGTCGAAGGACCGGCTCGAAAACCTGCGCAAGGAACTGTCCGAACTCGAACAGCAATCGAGCGAGCTGACCACGCGCTGGCAGAACGAACGCGACAAGATCCACGCCGAGGCGCGGATCAAGGAAGACCTCGACCAGGCGCGGATCGAACTCGAACAGGCGCAGCGCGGCGGTGACCTGCAGAAGGCGGGCGAGCTGCAATACGGGCGAATCCCCGAGCTGGAGAAGAAGCTCGTGGAGGCGTCGGGCCACACCGACAATGCGCTGCTCAAGGAAGAGGTCACCGAAGACGATATCGCCGGTGTCGTCAGCCGCTGGACCGGTATTCCGGTCGACCGGATGATGGAAGGCGAGCGCGAGAAGCTGCTCGACATGGAGAACATCCTCGCCAAGCGGGTGATCGGCCAGAGCCAGGCGATCGATGCGGTGTCCAAGGCGGTGCGCCGTGCGCGCGCGGGCCTGCAGGATCCGGGGCGCCCGCTGGGTAGCTTCCTGTTCCTCGGCCCGACCGGCGTGGGCAAGACCGAATTGACCAAGGCGCTTGCCGGCTTCCTGTTCGACGACGACAGCGCGATGGTGCGCATCGACATGAGCGAGTTCATGGAGAAGCACGCGGTCGCGCGGCTGATCGGCGCGCCCCCGGGCTATGTCGGTTACGAGGAAGGCGGCGTGCTGACCGAAGCGGTCCGCCGGCGCCCCTACCAGGTGGTGCTGTTCGACGAGGTCGAGAAGGCGCATAGCGACGTGTTCAACGTGCTGCTGCAGGTGCTCGACGACGGGCGGCTGACCGACGGGCAGGGCCGCGTGGTCGATTTCAGCAACACGCTGATCATCCTGACTTCGAACCTCGGCAGTCAGTATCTCGCCAATATGGACGATGACCAGAAGGTAGCGGATGTCGAACCGCAGGTGATGGATGTGGTGCGCGGGCATTTCCGCCCCGAGTTCCTCAACCGGTTGGACGAGATCATCCTGTTCCACCGCCTGGCGCAGGAACACATGGCGCCGATCGTCGAGATACAGGTCGCGCGGGTGCAGAAGCTGCTCACGGATCGCAAGATCGTGCTCGAGCTGAGCGAGGCAGCGAAGAAATGGCTCGGCCGCGTGGGCTACGACCCCGTCTATGGCGCGCGCCCGCTCAAGCGCGCGGTGCAGCGGTACGTGCAGGACCCGCTCGCCGACATGATCCTGTCGGGCAAGGTCCCCGACGGCTCCAAGGTCGCGATCGACGAGGGCGACGGCGAACTGGCGATGACGATCACCTGA
- a CDS encoding TonB-dependent receptor plug domain-containing protein: MTHTTPLLRGRRLALFTSAGIAALAISTPVFAQDADDSIVDEQVEAAPTPGNAIIVTGSRIASPTVESPAPLQIVDSQVIDDAGVTNIQEVLLENPVFGTPTLSRTNSAFLTSGTGVATVDLRDLGSDRTLVLINGRRVVGSVAGSATVDLNVIPTQFIERVDILTGGASSLYGSDAIAGVVNFVYKTDFEGVEANAQYGITEEGDDARYQANLTAGTNLAGGDGNIMVHFGYSNEEGLLSNSRANTRVDDLDSIYFGGEFGVPTEPYYSSFPPQGRFVTPGGTFTYDPDGNLQDCFTTNGPTCASTIGSGTGPNGFNRQDFRTLAVPVERYLFAARANYALSDNVSVFAEGTFNKTTSSRIIEPFPLESGGANGIYPTDGGYNIENYLPGTSTIVANPFVPAEILAAATDSNGDGLRDIGFARRLSEFGGRTGSTSRDFYRFVVGLEGGLFDDKFSWDISYNYGDVSENQVSSGQVNVINFRDALAVRSEVGDENGNGIAGEAICIDPEARANGCAPANIFGAGSMSQDAVNYIQAQGTYQTGITQQVVQANLSGSLFELPAGSVGIAVGAEYRKESSFSDNDALTNAGLNAGNVLPDTSGSFDVKEAYGEIRVPILADTPFFEILEVGAAARVSDYSTVGTTFSWNVTGTWAPVEDVRFRGTYAKAVRAPNVGELFSGLSQTFPSGLTDPCEGIGATGGGALGDNCRAAPGVAANIAANGTFTLNQSDIQGISGFNGGNPDLQEETATSWTAGVIINPRSFDALRNLTITGDYYNIEVEDVISGFPRQFSLDQCYGQGNATFCDLITRRPTATAVNSAGSIDLINSLSVNASVLKTSGIDVTASWFTGLGLMENDRLTIRGAYTHILENDFFSLPGGDADRTDGEVGTSKDRFTANVAYGTGDFRTTFTGTFIGSAYIDDQFDGSRVYEIPAEFYLDMQTTFFAGDRYEFYLGVDNLLDNDAPNILSGVTGNVTGSDTAADVYDVFGRRYYAGVRLTF, encoded by the coding sequence ATGACCCATACAACCCCGCTTCTGCGGGGCCGGCGTCTTGCGCTCTTCACAAGCGCAGGGATCGCAGCCCTCGCCATTTCCACCCCCGTTTTCGCTCAGGATGCTGATGACAGCATCGTCGACGAGCAGGTCGAAGCCGCCCCCACACCCGGCAACGCCATCATCGTCACCGGTTCGCGTATCGCCTCGCCCACGGTCGAGTCGCCCGCGCCGCTCCAGATCGTCGATAGCCAGGTTATCGATGATGCCGGTGTTACCAACATTCAGGAAGTGCTGCTCGAAAACCCCGTTTTCGGCACGCCCACCCTCAGCCGCACCAACTCGGCTTTCCTTACCTCGGGTACCGGTGTTGCCACGGTCGACCTTCGCGACCTCGGCTCCGACCGTACGCTGGTTCTGATCAACGGCCGTCGGGTCGTCGGCAGCGTTGCAGGTTCGGCCACGGTCGACCTTAACGTGATCCCGACGCAGTTCATCGAACGCGTTGACATCCTTACCGGTGGCGCTTCGTCGCTTTACGGTTCGGACGCGATCGCCGGTGTTGTGAACTTCGTTTACAAGACCGATTTCGAAGGCGTCGAAGCCAACGCCCAGTATGGCATCACCGAAGAAGGTGACGACGCACGGTACCAGGCCAACCTCACCGCGGGTACCAACCTCGCTGGCGGCGATGGCAACATCATGGTCCACTTCGGCTACTCGAACGAAGAAGGCCTGCTGTCGAACAGCCGCGCCAACACCCGCGTCGACGATCTCGATTCGATCTATTTCGGCGGCGAGTTCGGCGTTCCGACGGAACCCTATTACTCGAGCTTCCCTCCGCAGGGCCGCTTCGTCACCCCCGGCGGGACGTTCACCTACGATCCGGACGGAAACCTGCAGGACTGCTTCACCACCAATGGCCCGACCTGTGCGTCGACCATCGGATCGGGTACTGGTCCGAACGGCTTCAACCGCCAGGACTTCCGCACGCTGGCCGTTCCGGTTGAGCGTTACCTGTTCGCCGCCCGCGCCAATTACGCGCTGTCAGACAACGTCAGTGTCTTCGCTGAAGGTACCTTCAACAAGACCACCTCGTCGCGCATCATCGAGCCGTTCCCGCTTGAATCGGGCGGCGCCAACGGGATCTACCCGACCGATGGTGGCTACAACATCGAGAACTACCTCCCGGGTACCAGCACGATCGTAGCCAACCCGTTCGTCCCGGCGGAAATTCTCGCTGCCGCGACCGATTCGAATGGCGACGGACTGCGTGACATCGGCTTTGCCCGTCGCCTGTCCGAATTCGGCGGCCGCACCGGCTCGACCTCGCGCGATTTCTATCGCTTCGTGGTCGGTCTCGAAGGTGGCCTGTTCGACGACAAGTTCAGCTGGGACATCAGCTACAACTACGGCGACGTCAGCGAAAACCAGGTCTCGTCGGGTCAGGTCAATGTGATCAACTTCCGCGATGCACTCGCCGTGCGTTCGGAAGTCGGTGACGAAAACGGTAACGGTATCGCTGGTGAAGCGATCTGTATCGACCCCGAAGCGCGTGCAAACGGTTGTGCTCCGGCCAACATCTTCGGCGCGGGCAGCATGTCGCAGGATGCCGTGAACTACATCCAGGCGCAGGGCACCTACCAGACCGGGATCACCCAGCAGGTCGTGCAGGCCAACCTTTCGGGTTCGCTCTTCGAGCTTCCCGCAGGTTCGGTCGGCATCGCTGTCGGTGCGGAATACCGCAAGGAAAGCTCGTTCTCCGACAATGATGCGCTGACCAATGCCGGCCTCAACGCCGGTAACGTCCTGCCCGACACCAGCGGTTCGTTCGACGTGAAGGAAGCCTACGGCGAAATTCGCGTTCCGATCCTTGCCGATACCCCGTTCTTCGAAATCCTCGAAGTCGGTGCAGCGGCGCGTGTATCGGATTACTCGACCGTCGGGACGACGTTCAGCTGGAACGTGACCGGCACCTGGGCACCGGTTGAAGACGTTCGCTTCCGCGGCACCTACGCCAAGGCGGTTCGTGCGCCTAACGTAGGCGAGCTGTTCTCGGGTCTGTCGCAGACCTTCCCGAGCGGCCTGACCGATCCCTGCGAAGGCATCGGTGCCACCGGCGGCGGCGCACTGGGCGACAATTGTCGTGCAGCTCCGGGCGTAGCGGCGAATATCGCTGCGAACGGTACGTTCACGCTGAACCAGTCGGACATCCAGGGTATTTCCGGCTTCAACGGCGGCAACCCGGACCTGCAGGAAGAAACTGCAACGTCGTGGACTGCGGGTGTGATCATCAACCCGCGCTCGTTCGACGCTCTGCGCAACCTCACGATCACCGGCGACTACTACAATATCGAAGTAGAAGACGTGATCTCGGGCTTCCCGCGGCAGTTCAGCCTCGACCAGTGCTACGGCCAGGGCAATGCTACGTTCTGTGACCTGATCACGCGCCGTCCGACGGCGACCGCGGTCAACAGCGCGGGTTCGATCGATCTGATCAACTCGCTGTCGGTCAATGCTTCGGTCCTGAAGACCTCGGGCATCGACGTGACCGCGAGCTGGTTCACCGGTCTCGGCCTGATGGAAAACGATCGTCTGACGATCCGTGGTGCATACACGCACATCCTCGAGAACGACTTCTTCTCGCTTCCGGGTGGCGACGCCGACCGGACCGATGGTGAAGTTGGCACCTCGAAGGATCGTTTCACTGCAAATGTTGCATATGGAACGGGCGATTTCCGCACGACGTTCACCGGTACCTTCATCGGCAGCGCCTACATCGACGACCAGTTCGATGGCTCGCGCGTCTATGAAATCCCGGCTGAATTCTACCTCGACATGCAGACGACGTTCTTCGCTGGCGACCGGTACGAATTCTATCTCGGCGTCGACAACCTGCTCGACAACGATGCCCCGAACATCCTCAGCGGTGTGACCGGCAACGTTACCGGGTCGGACACTGCCGCAGACGTCTACGACGTCTTCGGTCGTCGCTACTACGCTGGTGTTCGCCTCACCTTCTGA
- a CDS encoding putative 2OG-Fe(II) oxygenase — protein sequence MDAAAAQRALQAAQQALQRGHLAEAKAFLAPVRKAMPREKAVLYLSSRLARAEGDARGAAKLLEKALRLSPREAPLWAEYASTLDDAGRPDEAVKAYDRALQLEPRLVDAAVDRAVLQAQKLDRAAALEDLRQIARDNPAHLRGWRNLAMLERDALETERAIAASEHVLAATPGDPSALRIRALAQFDTGEPSAAHFARASAADPGNAVLAIKHAAALHAERRSAEGDRLLGEVIAAQPFRLDALRTRAQLRWEAATGEDPMEGFEQAVARPGCPPQVWAEYARLAERHSGAQAALAIVDRARTALGDTREVAFMAAQAACEAEDFAEREHDIAAVASWQDPRADMLRARWLARMHRWDELAKLGKRLLRAGYARDVLPYLSLAWRGSDPDRWHWLERDGELIGTADIASRIKDVDALAEHLRSIHTSQRQPLEQSLRGGTQTDGMLFARTAPEIAELKAAVVDAVSEYLAALPPRDAAHPWLSLPREVRRFTGAWSVRLQDAGFHVAHFHNLGDISSACYLALPDTLGAGEAGQDGWLALGEPPREFGLDWAPLRLIEPAKGRLALFPSWTWHGTRPFSAGERLTVAFDAALR from the coding sequence ATGGATGCCGCAGCCGCGCAGCGGGCGCTTCAGGCGGCGCAGCAGGCACTGCAGCGGGGGCATCTGGCCGAGGCCAAGGCATTCCTCGCCCCCGTGCGCAAGGCGATGCCGCGCGAAAAGGCGGTGCTTTACCTGTCGTCGCGGCTGGCACGCGCCGAAGGCGATGCGCGCGGGGCCGCAAAATTGCTCGAGAAGGCGCTGCGGCTATCCCCGCGTGAGGCGCCGCTATGGGCCGAATATGCCAGCACGCTGGATGATGCGGGGCGCCCCGACGAGGCGGTAAAGGCCTATGATCGCGCGTTGCAGCTCGAACCGCGGCTGGTCGATGCCGCGGTCGATCGGGCGGTGTTGCAGGCGCAGAAGCTCGACCGCGCGGCGGCGCTGGAGGACCTGCGGCAGATAGCCCGCGACAATCCCGCGCATCTGCGCGGCTGGCGCAACCTTGCCATGCTCGAGCGCGACGCGCTCGAAACCGAACGCGCGATTGCGGCCAGCGAGCACGTTCTGGCAGCGACGCCGGGCGATCCTTCCGCCCTGCGGATACGCGCGCTGGCGCAGTTCGATACAGGCGAGCCGAGCGCGGCGCATTTCGCGCGCGCCAGCGCTGCCGATCCGGGCAATGCCGTGCTGGCGATCAAGCACGCCGCCGCGCTGCATGCCGAACGCCGCAGCGCCGAGGGGGATCGCCTGCTGGGCGAAGTGATCGCCGCGCAGCCATTCCGGCTCGATGCGCTGCGGACCCGCGCGCAGCTGCGCTGGGAGGCAGCCACGGGCGAGGACCCGATGGAGGGGTTCGAACAGGCGGTGGCCCGGCCCGGCTGCCCGCCGCAAGTCTGGGCGGAATATGCGCGTCTGGCCGAGCGCCACTCGGGCGCGCAGGCGGCGCTTGCGATCGTCGATCGCGCGCGGACTGCGCTGGGTGACACGCGCGAGGTCGCATTCATGGCCGCACAGGCCGCATGCGAGGCAGAGGATTTTGCCGAGCGCGAACATGACATCGCGGCTGTGGCGTCATGGCAAGATCCCCGCGCGGACATGCTGCGCGCGCGCTGGCTGGCGCGGATGCATCGCTGGGACGAACTGGCGAAACTTGGCAAGCGCCTGCTGCGCGCCGGCTATGCCCGCGACGTGCTGCCCTATCTCTCGCTGGCATGGCGGGGGAGCGACCCCGACCGCTGGCACTGGCTGGAACGCGATGGCGAACTGATCGGAACGGCCGATATCGCTTCGCGGATCAAGGACGTCGACGCGCTGGCGGAGCACTTGCGCAGCATCCACACGTCGCAGCGCCAACCGCTGGAACAATCCTTGCGGGGCGGAACGCAGACCGATGGCATGCTGTTTGCGCGGACCGCGCCCGAAATTGCTGAACTCAAGGCCGCGGTGGTCGATGCCGTGAGCGAATATCTTGCGGCACTGCCGCCGCGCGATGCGGCCCATCCCTGGTTGTCGCTGCCGCGCGAGGTCCGCCGGTTCACCGGGGCCTGGTCGGTCCGGCTGCAGGATGCCGGCTTTCACGTCGCGCACTTCCACAATCTCGGGGATATCAGTTCGGCGTGTTATCTCGCCTTGCCCGATACGCTGGGGGCAGGCGAGGCGGGTCAGGATGGCTGGCTGGCGCTGGGTGAACCGCCGCGCGAGTTCGGGCTCGACTGGGCACCCCTGCGGCTGATCGAGCCGGCGAAGGGCCGGCTGGCGCTGTTCCCCTCGTGGACATGGCACGGGACCCGGCCGTTTTCGGCGGGCGAGCGGCTGACCGTCGCCTTCGACGCCGCGCTGCGCTGA
- a CDS encoding TonB-dependent receptor domain-containing protein, which translates to MKLQTYFKASAAPAVLGLALLAQPAMAQVGPADESTVGDVGETATPTGAIVVTGSRIARPDVDSASPVTVIGAGEVADTGTVRVEDLVNSLPQVVGGQNAFIANGASGTATVDLRGLGTSRTLVLINGRRLQPGDPAAPAADLNQIPASLIERVEVLTGGASATYGADAVAGVVNFVMDTDFEGVRLDATYGFYQHDNGTSQIVNDNGSTIGDLNDARGFTPPSGNDVGGSQYNVELTLGSSFDDGRGHVTAYAGYREVDALLLGDRDYSFCALTGFGGCGGSSNAINATITDAFFNYTFTTGPTLVADGSDDFGAPFQAYNYNPINHFQRPDTRYTAGFFGDYEISPAVTAYAEFMFMDDRSQAQIAQSGTFFAEAYDISCDSPLFNAAQGDYLCGLIDGNADSGDTVVDRVIPLYIGKRNVEGGPRFDDLRHTAYRLVAGLRGPISDSISYDASIQYGTTIFQQKYNNDFSVSRLRNALQATTDADGNVVCQSVVDGSDPNCQVYNPFQGAGIVASGDPRDGITQAAIDYVSIPLLSTGETEEVIANAYISGDLVSLGNASPVGFVLGAEYREELISTSNDAGFQTQDGAGQGSPQLDVYGRFDVKEVFGELRVPIIENGFVDLLALELAYRYSDYSTGASTDTYKIIGELAPVDWVRFRGGYNRAVRAPNILNLFAPNRIALFTGNDPCAGATPVYSEAQCANLGVPTARYGSVPVSPAGQYNQFIGGNPDAEPEKADTYTVGLVLEPDAIVPGFVMAVDYYDISIENAISTIGAQTTINQCGITGDALFCDNVNRAPGSLALWVNGGFVNNTTLNIGGVETSGVDITASYNRSIGAGRLSLSFNGSWLNDFTIDTGIATANTDGRYDCTGLHGNNCGTPLPEWRHQARLGYTFDFGFGASIRWRHFGAVDWDQTSTDDDLGTGADASVGDISAQNYFDLTLSYDLDPVNLRLGVNNIFDKEPPIIASNYGGSNGNTYVETYDPVGRRIFLSASLQF; encoded by the coding sequence GTGAAACTTCAAACCTACTTCAAAGCCAGCGCGGCACCCGCCGTTCTCGGTCTTGCGCTTCTCGCGCAGCCGGCGATGGCACAGGTCGGCCCGGCCGACGAAAGCACGGTTGGCGACGTCGGTGAAACGGCGACTCCCACCGGCGCGATCGTCGTTACCGGTTCGCGTATCGCACGTCCCGACGTCGACAGCGCCAGCCCGGTTACCGTTATCGGTGCCGGTGAAGTCGCCGACACGGGTACGGTCCGCGTCGAAGACCTGGTCAACTCGCTGCCGCAGGTTGTCGGCGGCCAGAACGCCTTCATCGCCAACGGTGCATCGGGTACCGCCACGGTCGACCTTCGCGGTCTCGGCACGTCGCGTACGCTCGTCCTCATCAACGGTCGCCGCCTGCAGCCGGGTGACCCGGCTGCGCCCGCAGCCGATCTTAACCAGATCCCGGCGTCGCTCATCGAGCGTGTCGAAGTTCTGACCGGTGGTGCTTCGGCTACCTACGGTGCCGACGCTGTGGCCGGTGTTGTCAACTTCGTCATGGACACCGACTTCGAAGGCGTCCGCCTCGATGCGACCTATGGTTTCTACCAGCACGACAACGGCACCAGCCAGATCGTCAACGACAATGGTTCGACCATTGGCGACCTCAACGATGCCCGCGGCTTCACCCCGCCGAGCGGCAATGATGTCGGTGGTTCGCAGTACAATGTCGAACTGACCCTCGGCTCGTCGTTCGACGATGGCCGTGGCCACGTCACTGCCTATGCAGGTTATCGCGAAGTCGATGCCCTGCTGCTCGGCGACCGTGACTATTCGTTCTGCGCCCTGACCGGGTTCGGCGGTTGCGGTGGTTCGTCGAACGCGATCAACGCAACCATCACCGACGCCTTCTTCAACTACACCTTCACCACGGGTCCGACCCTGGTGGCGGACGGTTCGGATGACTTCGGTGCACCGTTCCAGGCGTACAACTACAACCCGATCAACCACTTCCAGCGTCCGGATACGCGTTACACCGCAGGCTTCTTCGGTGATTACGAAATCTCGCCGGCAGTCACGGCCTATGCCGAGTTCATGTTCATGGACGACCGCTCGCAGGCCCAGATCGCTCAGTCGGGTACCTTCTTCGCCGAAGCCTACGACATCTCGTGCGACAGCCCGCTGTTCAACGCGGCACAGGGCGACTACCTGTGCGGCCTGATCGACGGCAATGCCGACTCGGGTGACACGGTCGTCGACCGTGTCATCCCGCTGTACATCGGTAAGCGTAACGTTGAAGGCGGTCCGCGCTTCGATGACCTGCGTCACACGGCCTATCGCCTTGTCGCCGGTCTGCGGGGCCCGATCAGCGATTCGATCAGCTACGATGCATCGATCCAGTACGGCACGACGATCTTCCAGCAGAAGTACAATAACGACTTCTCGGTGTCGCGTCTGCGCAATGCCCTTCAGGCAACCACTGATGCCGACGGCAATGTGGTCTGTCAGTCGGTCGTCGACGGTTCGGATCCGAACTGCCAGGTGTACAACCCGTTCCAGGGTGCTGGCATCGTGGCCAGTGGCGACCCGCGTGACGGTATCACCCAGGCAGCGATCGACTATGTCAGCATCCCGCTGCTTTCGACCGGTGAAACCGAAGAAGTCATCGCCAATGCGTATATCTCGGGCGACCTCGTTTCGCTCGGCAACGCAAGCCCGGTTGGCTTCGTCCTCGGCGCCGAATATCGTGAAGAGTTGATCTCGACTTCCAACGATGCCGGTTTCCAGACCCAGGACGGTGCCGGACAGGGTAGCCCGCAGCTCGACGTGTACGGTCGCTTCGACGTGAAGGAAGTCTTCGGCGAACTTCGCGTTCCGATCATCGAAAACGGCTTCGTGGACCTTCTGGCTCTCGAACTCGCTTATCGCTATTCGGACTATAGCACTGGCGCTTCCACCGATACCTACAAGATCATCGGTGAACTGGCTCCGGTCGACTGGGTCCGTTTCCGTGGTGGCTACAACCGCGCAGTCCGCGCCCCGAACATTCTCAACCTGTTCGCTCCGAACCGGATTGCGCTGTTCACGGGTAACGATCCCTGCGCGGGCGCTACTCCGGTTTACTCGGAAGCACAGTGTGCGAACCTGGGTGTCCCCACCGCTCGCTACGGTAGCGTGCCGGTCAGCCCCGCTGGCCAGTACAACCAGTTCATCGGCGGCAACCCCGACGCTGAACCGGAAAAAGCCGACACTTACACCGTGGGTCTGGTTCTCGAACCCGACGCGATTGTCCCGGGCTTCGTGATGGCGGTCGATTACTACGACATCAGCATCGAGAACGCGATCTCGACGATTGGTGCGCAGACGACCATCAACCAGTGCGGCATCACCGGTGATGCGCTGTTCTGTGACAACGTCAACCGTGCTCCCGGCAGCCTCGCGCTGTGGGTGAACGGTGGCTTCGTCAACAACACCACGCTGAACATCGGTGGTGTGGAGACGAGCGGCGTCGACATCACGGCTTCGTACAACCGTTCGATCGGCGCTGGTCGACTGAGCCTGTCGTTCAATGGTTCGTGGCTCAACGACTTCACCATCGACACGGGCATCGCTACCGCCAACACCGATGGTCGTTACGACTGCACCGGCCTCCACGGTAACAACTGTGGCACGCCGCTGCCGGAATGGCGTCACCAGGCGCGTCTGGGTTACACCTTCGACTTCGGTTTCGGTGCCTCGATCCGCTGGCGTCACTTCGGTGCCGTCGATTGGGATCAGACCAGCACGGATGACGATCTCGGCACGGGTGCAGATGCCTCGGTTGGCGACATCAGTGCGCAGAACTACTTCGACCTGACCCTGTCGTATGACCTGGATCCGGTGAATCTGCGCCTCGGCGTCAACAACATCTTCGACAAGGAACCTCCGATCATCGCTTCCAACTATGGTGGCTCGAACGGCAACACCTATGTCGAAACCTACGACCCCGTTGGTCGTCGCATCTTCCTCAGCGCCTCGCTTCAGTTCTAA